ATTCCTTTACTTTCTGGTCGGTCCTCGACTATTACCTGCTCTCAACTCCCAAATACCGATGGAAAATTAATGACAACTATACACAAGTAGATTGATGTATAGATATTTGCCCCATCCCGTGAATTAAATTAGGGCTGTTCTAGGTTGATAAAAAGTTAAAGATTAATTTCTCAAAAGGACCTGCATTTAGGAATAGTAGACagtgtaatttatttaaattctgaTGAGATGAAGATAAATGTTACAATAGCAAAACCACTTAGTTGAATTCCCTTAAGACATGACGAATAGCAAAAGCTTCAGGAAGCTGAGATAATCTTCGAATATCCTAAACCATACAGATCAACTGGTGAGATGCCTCACAAGAATTAGAAACCAGATTGAGAACCTCCAGAGAGTCATGAACTCATCCAACAAAACTTATCTTGGAATTATgaattccatttttattttgagacaaaatattttataggtaattattgttttatgttttattcatttttttaaagtttgaatattcattcaaaattaaaataataaaaaatgtaataaaataattaaagagagtaacataaaaacaattaaaaataagataaagaagtatattaaaataatgaagataacaaatggagaaaaaaatataaatctatatgttattaaataataaataaagttgattGCCTAACTTcttaatttagttaaataagATTATAAATTAGTGCAATAAGTTAAAGGctatttatttaacaatgatTTAAAATGAATTGTAAATAGTCCCGTTAGTGAGGGACGGATCTGATGGCCCTGATCTAAAAGACAGGAATCATGTGATACAGCTCTTGTTGTAGGGTATAtagagataaatataatatgaaaaggAAATGGAAGAATAGGGTTTTGGAGTTGGGTAGGGTGAATTGcaatttcaattaattagaaTTCAACGTTTGCAAATTGCATAttgttcttctcttcctctcttcCTCTGACTCCATGTCGTCGATAACGGGCATCCAGGGGCAACCTCTTGAGGTTACGGGTAAgcaaatgaaattgaaattgaaattgaaattgaaatgaaGGGATGTATGATTTTGAATTTATGGATGGCAGTGGTTTCGTGCTCCAAGTTGAAGGACACAGAATGGATTTCAAGACAAGATCCGTACGTTTGTGTTGAGTATGGCAGCACAAAGTTCCGAACCAGAACCTGCACAGGTCGGTCAGCCCttagtttttgattttgattttgattttgattgagTCGTTGACCCACGACGACCTTGACCTTCCAGACGGCGGAAAAAACCCGGTATTCCAAGAGAAGTTCATCTTTCCCCTCATTGAAGGCCTTCGGGAGCTCAATGTCCTTGTTTGGAACAGCAATACTCTCACCTTCGACGATTTTATAGGAAGCGGAAAGTATGATACTATAGCCCTATGCCTCTTTCTTCCATCTATTATCCTCTCATTTCTCCTCTTCTTCGATCTTCAGGATTCAATTGCACAAGGTTCTCTCTCAAGGCTTCGATGACTCTGCTTGGCCACTTCAGACCAAAACTGGCAGGTACGGTACCCTAATACTTCCTATCCCTTCCCATTCAATTAGGTTTTGATTTTACCAAGTTATTCATTCTAGTAATCTTGGCAGATACGCTGGTGAAGTAAAAGTCATATTGCATTACGCAATTGCAAATCAAAGGGTAAGTAAACCAGCTACCTAcattttcattgtttatttagATCATATAATTAGTgtgtcatatatataatataattggaATTGATTGCAGCATAAATTAGTGTCAGGCCATGCTCCATCAGCACCTCCGTATGTGGCAACAGCAACTCCTCCCGTCCCTTCTTCATATTCTACTTCATACCCGCCACCTCCTTCTGCTACTTCCtacccaccaccaccatcacctcCCTCTGCAACTCCTTACCATACAACTGGATCTTATTCTTACCCACCGCCGCCGCCACCTCCTACAGCTTACCCTCCCTATTCCTCACATTCATCTCCCTATCCACCATCATCATACCCCCCACAGCCCTCCTCgtatcctcctcctcctcccccATCATCATATCCCCCTGCTTCAGCTTATCCATATCCACCACCTGCAGGCTATCCTTCtggtaattattattattattgttttctaaTTACTGCTGCTTGCCTTTCTCTGTCCTCCTAACTAGATCCTTAATTTATTCAGGAATATACCCTCCACCACCTTACTGACTGAGATCTTCTACCTTCTCAACCAAGGAACCAACATCAACATGCCTTGTATGCCAAAAGGGCCTTCAGACTCCCTTTCAATGCTTGTTCAAACGCCCCGTGCTTTGACCTTTTGAGGTGTCTTGCTTGTAAAGTGTTTATTTTATACACATTCAGATCCAATTAAAGggcaccattttttttttcgcaATTGGATGTTCACGGACCATTTTCCGGTTTTCTTTTGTCTCCGTAAGGATGAAATATCTATCAATCGTTTATCAGGTTGCTCAAAAAGTAGAGTTGATCAGCGTTAATCAGATTACTCTATGTTGAATTCAACACACAATGAGCTTCATGAGCAACTAAAATCAATGCGTccattatattcttttttctttaaagaaataaGAGGATTGTATTCCATTAGGATCtcaaatgattttaaaagattttcttgatcttcaattaagttttttaaatgataaaaataagtcTTATGATTATCAATTTAGATTATCATGATgagtttaataaaatttattgatattaaattaagatttttttatcactttaaaaagtcttttgatattaaaaaataatggattctttagaataaaatttgatgaatttcatataattttttttagtaaaaaataaaaatattatattcattaaataattttactcaAATCCTTAAGATTTTCATAGACTCTTTTTTTGTTGTCACACTTTTTTCTTTAGCGCTAAGAAATTACGCATAACATTAGAATTGTTCTTACAATTAGTATCATAACAGGGTTAAgaatatatgtttttctttattgtttgCATTTGactctgtttttctttttcacaatGCGCGCAAGTTAGgtatatatgaaagaaaactTTGCGATGCTTTCATATCCGATTATTATAAATGCAGCTTTTGgttgaaaaaaatgtattatgatGATAAAGAAAAGAGACATTTTGTTAATGATCCTGTACGCATTGTGTAATCTTTTGTATTTGGTCGTGCCTTGCGGTAGCCTGCGCTTGTTTTTTCAAATGATAGAAGGCTATAcgagaatattattttttctttcaaattgtgCCTGCGGTAATGGCCTGTGCTTgtttctcttaattattttatgattgatTCTTGTAAGTTTGAAGGATTTCTAAAAatctttgaatttattttaaatcttataaattcataaattcataaaattattttaaatcttttaaaattttaggatataaattttgtaacattcaaatgaatcataaaaatcttttaaaaaatttaatatatcataatatttctatatgatttttaaatctCAATCCAATACATTCCTACATTTTGTtggacagtaaaaaaaaatttaaatgacaatcaTTTTTGTGTTTTACTATTCAGTATCTATtagtcaatatttatttttcttatttccaCGTAAAAAAACTCATTATATAAATCATAGATTTAGATCTTATCTCATGATGATGCATATAGTAGGAGGGtcttttttttatgtaagttagaagaataaaaattattagattttataataaacggtcaagtttaaaatatgtaaatatgtttttgcttaattaattttttcatatatgaaaaataggtcattttcatattaatatctaatatttttttttcaactactcactagaaaaaaatttatgtttcaatttattGATTGTCGTTAGTCCTCTTCCATTAAATGATGACGTGACACATAAAATCCGATCTTGATATTTAATTAGACTTGATAACATGATATGACACACACTATCGTTTAATGGAATGAAGGAAACTAATGGTAGGTAGTAAATTGAAACATGAAAATTTTTCAAGtaattatttgacaaaaaataaatttttagatagcaatttgaaaacatattattttttagatatgaaaaatatatttaaaccataTATAATTGGTGTTTTGCGAATCAATGTATGCATATAACAAGTTATGTCTTCCCTCACTCTTTTCTCTCTATTCTCTCAATCCAAACTATATATACCACCATTTGATCTTGTTAGATTTTCTTTTAGCTTTcttcatatattaaatatatgcatcttaactctttaatttcaccTTTAATACTATCTTATTAATCTAGTTTAGTTGGTTaaacatgataaattgatatgagttattgtaaatttcaaatagtatttttttaattcctaccaataaaaaatatcttattaatttaatgtatttcttattttgaatgaggaattatcttaaaaaaacaaataagataaattttctaaagtcaatataaaagtaaattatatatgttcatcaagttattttaattaatttttaatttttttacaagtttataaatttattcgatcaaataaaagtgtttgagaaatgattttttcttattaacttATAAGATTTGCTTTTAaacataacttaaatttaaatttatgtttatcatttttatttttaataaaataataaaatttatcatttatctgaaattaaattatttattttgataaaactcctctttatcatttgttaaccaaaaaattatttttcagcttaaatatgtttttcatatctgaaaataaattatttttagattggctaataattttatgtttcaatttattGCTGTTAGTTTCCTTCGAGCAAGTGGTACCATGACTAACAGAATGTCATATCATGAATGACACATTATTGAAAGTAATGACATGATAATGATATGTTAATGATAAAGAGACTAACTATAggtaataaattgaaataatttttttaggtacttatttgaaaaaaaaatagatagaaatctaaaaatgatctattttttaattataaaaaacttaattaaatttcttttaaaaaaaccaagCGTTATTAAATCTTATTGATTAGATGTTTTCTTGATCAActtaaattcattttatgtgttatttgaaattcttttattttgctCGAGAAAAATCCCCTATAAATtcctatcaattttttttaaaaaaatatttaatattcaaataattcatTTTGATCTATGGTATTGTAAATTCACTCAAGAATTGAATTCCTCTCTCAaagtttacttaaaaaataaattatttttccttcCTGTTTTGAACCAAAATATTACCTAGGGAAAGGACATTTTAATGATTGAGATCTACCAGCAATGAGAATCCCGGATAAGTGAGTGACTATTCTGGAGCGTTATTGTTATAGTTGCTCCTTTATgctataatatataaagactcGTGCTCTAAGGTGAGGCTTGTTGATGATAGGTAATTAATACTTAATAGTAGTAATGCATTGACTTGTTGAAAATCCTCTGCAGCAGTACTATACTAGCTAGAACGTTACATTCATTCATCCTAAGATTAAGAATGAGCGTAAGAAGTTGCCAGCTGAAGATACAAGGAAGCTCAAACATACTCTATTTGGTCACATCCCTTTGACTGTCACCTCACACTCACTCCGatcaaaagaattttattaACAAAGGAATTATTACTATTAGAAACCACAcacattgttattatttaaacaaTTCCAAACatccttcttaaaaaataataattccaaACATCCATCCATATAGTGTATTTAAAAGTACGTAAGAATAATTGCTATTTGACATTTGTTATACCTTCACTGCATATTACATAGTACTTTATATATCATCCAATATCCATACTGCTTTATTTCTGAAATGATTTGTAGGAGCGTTTATGCACTTTGCTAAGCATTTATGATACCTTGCTCCAAATGGACACGGGACAccactttatatttatttttccaacTTATTCGTATTTAAGAAAACTACATTGAAACTCAACCTTATGCTCGTAATTAAGACCCATTTCCAAGCATAAACCACTGCTGCATGTCGTGTCGGCATTTGGACTGCTAGCTGTTGACTGAAAGTGAAAGTGATAAGAAGAATGCTATTCGTTTGCATTCATAAACGAAACAATTAACGAGGAACAAGTGTCACAAGCCTGCATATTAAACAAAATGCAATTAGTTACCTTATTATTTGATGAGAATGCATCTTATGGGTGATCCCTCAGCACCAGCCAACCTAAGAGGTAAGCAATGGACCGTATATATTCCTGCTGCCACATCATCAAGCTTCAGGCCTTCCACGAGAATGATTTCCTAAAGCATTTTCACTTGTTAGTATATATATGCTAACAAACAGTGAAACATAACACGTATCATTTCtcaatcataataaaaaagttCCTTACCCTGCCTTTCAGAAAAACAAGGTGAGCTGGAATCAAGTGGTCGTAAGCAGCAACAGATAGATAATCTATTCCTACATTGCAACAAAGTtggtaaagaaaaagaaaacaaatatttgaaCTTAAAGTGAGAGAGGTCAAGATTCACAGTACTCGATCATTTGCCATAAAATCAGTACCCACAACCACAAACAACAAATGAAATGGTAAACAAATTATCCACTAGGATTTGGGATGACTCTTTTATAGCTGCTCTGTCAGCAATCTAATGCCAATATCAAACTcccatttatttatattgaaaCAATGTACCGGAGGCAGACAACATAAAGTCTATATTGCTAGTTGATCACATTGATTATAAACAATTATGCAGTGTTAGTAATTAGGAAAAGCAAAAATCATGGTAATTCAACTCCGTAACCTAAATTCTGTGATATTGGGACAAAGCAACCCAAATCCCGAAGTCTTACCCACAAGCTTAATGTCAGTGTTCTCCACTAGCCAATTTGCTCCATCTTCTGTGAATCCCACATAGCTTGTGTCAAATTCCTTCTGATACATAAGCcgcctaataattttttagttagttCCAGTGTTCCACATTTCACTTCTATCAAACTATTGTAtgttaaatcaaaataagattACATATGCCTTTGTCTTGCACATTAATAGATTAAAGTGATATCTTCGAGCCATGAATTAACTAGTtttgaaaatgttaaatttGTAACCAGTccataatcaaaatttaaacagTATGATGTCAGGCTAGAAACATAGCTAATTCAATTCAGATCGGATTCAATAGGAGGTCGCATctaatttttagaatatttgACAAAAATACTCCCTTAACAACACCAATAATAATGTAAGAAATAAAgacagtttttaaaaagaaaaaggaaaaaaaatgaagaattagAGAGAAAATCGAGTCTGTAACAGAAAATTGAACATTATTACCTGTAAGTATTTAATGTTCGGAAGAGCACACGACGTACGCCCCTCGGAATATTCAATGACTTCATAACACCAGctggaaaataaaatagcatTTTCATTAAGAAAAGTTGCCTTCCAATTTTGTATTAAGAAGCTATAATTGGTTTTATATGCAGAAAGTAATAGTTGAAGAACGTAGGCCAGAAAATTAGATTGCACTCCACTTCACGTTCACGGTGATAGAATGCAAAAACTTGAGTTAGTATAGTAACTAGAAAACTACACAATATTAATGTCATTCGACAAATTCCTGCAAAGTTGCTTATACTGATATAAAGTGGAAGAAATTCAAGTGTGTTACATACCACTGATGTTTGTATCTCTTGGAACATCAACTAATAGTGCAGGGCCTAAAACAGTAGCagaaatgaattaattaaacatGCATGAGCAATGCATAGATCtgacatatttaatttaaatgatcGAAGGGGTGAGGTACCATTAAGGAGTAGTAAATCGAGAGAGTCGACATCAAAGCCAGAATGGAAATAGTGATCGAAAACATGTCCGGGAGCATCGACATGGGTGCCGCTGTGAGCGGGGAgcttgaattgggagaagttaGCCAGAGAACCATTGGCCATGCTTCTTGTAAGCCACAAAAACTGCCCAAGGCTATCCTTGGATTCCCAGGCAGGCATATCAGGCTGGTACCTGTGACTAATATCAATGATGATTCTTCCATTCTCGTTCTCCACCACACATACACAACCTCCTATGCCCACGCACAAGCCCAACACACAACCACTCATTATCAGGGCATGCCACCAGTAGcaattcatcttcttcttcatcttcatgcTTTGGTTTCGTTAGTAAAGAGGCACGTTTTCACTTTCCACTTAGCTCATTCATACATATTACAAGACaaattacttattttctttttatcttaatcCTGCCATTCATTGGAGGAAAAGAATCCTCACTACTCCCAAATTCAACAattggattaaaaattattttcacaaaaaattcaaccttatctttaatatattaatatttgtcCTTTTGTTTCTTCATTAAATCACCTAGCTAGTCAACAAAGGAGGCCTCGTACGTCACAGTCTGCTACCTAAACccatttgttttataataataataatatataaaaagaaggGATCAATTACATAAGTTACACTTGGATCGATTCAGAACTCTAATAACTAGTGAGagcaatttatttaaaaataataattcattatacctatgaagataaatatataaattttaagattataaaataaatgagagaacTTTTTTAATAGTCAATGGtttcaaatatttgaaaatagagaagtaaaatataaaaatttaacatatttatgGAATGCATTTGTACATACTCACTTGAATATGAGTCCGGCCTGGTTGAACTAACTTATactaattaatcatattttataaaatgattttatctcaaaatttataattataattagactAAAAGTACATGCTGATCACATGTCTAGAAAAATTGATTTACAACTTATTTAGATATAACATACATATGTGTAAGTGTTTGGGAgaacttataaaaataacatatgaTAGTCAAACTATATTTTATAAGCTACTATAATAGCTTATCCAACACATTCAATATGTCTATAaactatttttagtttattcCAAAAAGTTGTTTAAAATAGCTTATGAAAACAACTTATAACTAATATTATAACAAACAGTTTAATCTCATGCttcttgtttaattattaaaacaatttatacataagtatttacataataattacttattcaataaaatcttaattaaattatttatccaaatGAAACTTATATGTacacaattttatattaattcaaaattattgagTATATCATTGGAATCTCTAAACTAacataacatatatattttaaaatatgtcaaaTATTTAGTATCCCATTTAtctcttataataaaaattcaccTAATTCATCCATTAACATATTTTATGATATCCAATTCGTccataaaattatgtttaaaagttaaatactttttatcactacttcaaaaattatttctccCATTTAtccataatttatattaaaaattaattttattttgtttaatttaatttaaagaaattgtacttatttatcaatatttgaagataatatttaaaaataaataattattttttaaatttcaaactaTTTTGATTCATAAAGTATTAAATTGTTGGTTATTgactttcaaaacaaaataggaTAGATTGTTATTCATCCACTTAATTATATCATCCATCAAATCcgatttaaatgtttatttaaaaataatttgattgtatCAAATTATTATGCTGGTTCTATAAGAATAATTTAGTAGCCCAAACCTTAAGATggacttttgtttcttttgctagTTTCCAGTCTTTTGATGATAGGATGCTTGGAATTGCTGATCagattgcttaaaaaaaataactttgattATAGTATGCCTTGTTACGTTAAATACATGAGCATTCACAATTTCTGAAACAAAAAAGAGAGCTCCATATATTCAAAGCTTCCTATAAAAGCCTCGAGAGAATACGAGTAACACAAAAcgaagagaagaaaatgaatactACAACGAGAACATATTCATATTATTTGCTAAAATTTATTGATGAGGGGATTACAGATGAAATCGAGGTTGCCAGTAATGCATCGATAATAATGGAATACAATAAATTTTTGACGGTGTTTTCCAAGTTCACTCATCTTTAGGAGCAGCTTTGCTTCCTCCTGCATGCTCTTCTTCATCACATTTAACTCTAACACTAGTCAGCTCTTCCATCATAATTGCATTAGCTAGTATTCTCAGGTATAGTATCATCAGATTCAGTACTGATTTGCCCGCTAAGTTCACTCATATCCccaactttattatttttgtgagtGTGAGCGCATATCCTCTCAGtttcaaatgatttatattGTGGACATCACAATATCAGTTGGCTTCAAGATTTGGGGAAGCCAGAGCCAGAGGAAATTGAAATGATCCTGTGCCAAGTCAAGGATCATTTCTGCGACCTAATGATGGAGCAGCATTGCAATTATTTAATTCTAAGCATTCTTGAAGCTCGCCGTCTGGACTCTGCTGGAGTATCTCTAGACCCCAGAGCAGAAATCTGCAGCTTTTTTCGCTGTGAAGCGGATCACCCTCAGATTGAGTAAAAAGCATTAATGGTGCTTATGTCATTCAGCACTGCTTCAAACTTTTCTCCCCTGCTCTTACAAGAGTGCTTCcctatcttaattaattatatgcatGTTACAAATGCTACCCAAATTTCATACTAACTTTACATGCAATCATTTTCCCTCTATTGTGTATCTACGTTTTAAGAAACTATGCCGTATATATGTTTCAGAATAACATCCACAGGAATACTCACTTTACTACTTAAAGGGACTTTGCTCTAACTTGTTTAATTTCCACACCCCGTAGAACTTCAATGAATCTTGTATTTTCCAGAAGCAAGATCTCACTTCCTTCCCTTGTCATTCTAATCACTCTTCATTTGTAATGGTAAGGGAAgagaaactaaaatatattaatgtcaAAAAGGTCACCTTGTTtcacataaataatataatatactcGTGTCCCATATCATGAGTATGTATAAATTCTTACTTGAAAACCTTCCTTTCAGT
The nucleotide sequence above comes from Glycine soja cultivar W05 chromosome 11, ASM419377v2, whole genome shotgun sequence. Encoded proteins:
- the LOC114374028 gene encoding elicitor-responsive protein 1-like, whose protein sequence is MSSITGIQGQPLEVTVVSCSKLKDTEWISRQDPYVCVEYGSTKFRTRTCTDGGKNPVFQEKFIFPLIEGLRELNVLVWNSNTLTFDDFIGSGKIQLHKVLSQGFDDSAWPLQTKTGRYAGEVKVILHYAIANQRHKLVSGHAPSAPPYVATATPPVPSSYSTSYPPPPSATSYPPPPSPPSATPYHTTGSYSYPPPPPPPTAYPPYSSHSSPYPPSSYPPQPSSYPPPPPPSSYPPASAYPYPPPAGYPSGIYPPPPY
- the LOC114377307 gene encoding cyclase-like protein 2, with the translated sequence MKMKKKMNCYWWHALIMSGCVLGLCVGIGGCVCVVENENGRIIIDISHRYQPDMPAWESKDSLGQFLWLTRSMANGSLANFSQFKLPAHSGTHVDAPGHVFDHYFHSGFDVDSLDLLLLNGPALLVDVPRDTNISAGVMKSLNIPRGVRRVLFRTLNTYRRLMYQKEFDTSYVGFTEDGANWLVENTDIKLVGIDYLSVAAYDHLIPAHLVFLKGREIILVEGLKLDDVAAGIYTVHCLPLRLAGAEGSPIRCILIK